The genomic region CGACGAAGACGTCCTCGAGTACGCGCATAATCTGTTTACCCGCGGCAGCAACGTGCCCGGCCGGTTTCTGGGCGAATTGCAGCAACGGAATTTATTGCTGATCGGCTGCAATTTTCCCGACTGGCTGAGCCGTTTCTTCATGCGCCTGACCAACCAGACGCGCCTGGCCGATAAAAAGACCCGCGCCTGGCTGGTGGAGGACGACCGGCACCAGCCGGGGTTGACCTCGTTTTTCAAAGGATTCAGCCGGGAGACCGAGTTTCTTTCCGACGTGTCTCCGGAAACGTTCGTCGCGGAATTGCACCGGCGCTGGCTGGCGCGCCGCACGCCGGGAGAAGAAAAGATCGACGAGGCGGTCAAGGCGCCCGGCCCGACCTTGTTCTTTATCAGCTATTCGCGCGCCACCGATTTGCCGGCCGCGCAAAAACTGTTCGAATCGCTGCGCCAACAAGGCGTCGGCGAAAATGAAATCTGGTTCGACCGCAACGCGATCGAACCCGGCCAGGATTTTCAGAACAGCATTCTCGACGGCATTCGCGGTTGCCGTTATTTTTTGCCGCTGATTTCCGCCGCCGCCGACCGCTTCGATGAAAAATTCTTTCGCCGCGAATGGAAGCAGGCAATCGATCGGAGCGGAGCGATCGCGGGGCGCGATTTCGTCGTGCCCCTGATCGTCGACGCCGACTACGATCCTCTGGCCTATAAACGGGTGCCGCGCGACTGGACCGAGCACATCGATTTCGGCCATGCGCCGGCCGGGGTGCCCGATCCAAGAACGCGCAACCGTTTGAACAAGCTGATTCGCGACGAGCGCAGGGGAGCGGCCGATAGTGTTTGAGGAGCGGCGGAAAGTTCTGAGGGAGCCTTATATTGCGTTGGACAAGCAAAATCCCTGGCCGGGCCTCGCGCCCTACGATGAAAACGGGCAGAATTATTTTAAAGGCCGGGATGAGGATGTGGAGGAGTTGCTTCGCCTGGTGCGGATGGCGCCGTTGACGGTGCTTTACGGCAAATCCGGGCTCGGCAAAAGTTCGCTGCTCAAGGCGGGGCTGTTTCCGAAACTGAGACAGGATCATTATTTGCCGGTGTACGTTCGCCTGGATTGCAGTTCGCAGGGTTCGAAAACTCCGATGGCGCAGGTCTTTGAATTGCTGCTGGCCGAGTTGGCGGCGCAACAGGCCGATTTTCCCGAGCCGCAGCCGGGCGAGACCGTCTGGCATTATCTGCACCGGCGCGATCTGGAGCTGTGGAGCGGCGACAACCGTCTGCTGACGCCGGTGCTGGTGTTCGATCAGTTCGAGGAAGTGTTCTCTCACAACCGTCTCGATCCGGCCAGGCTCAGGCAGACCTGCCATGAACTGGCTGACCTGGCCGAAAACCGGATTCCGGCGGCGGTCGGTTCCTGTCCGGAAGGTCGTCGGGCCGCGGCGCAACTGGACGTGTTCGCGCAGCGGTACCGGATCGTTCTTTCGTTCCGGGAAGATTTTTTGCCCGAAATCAAAAACTGGGAAAGAGAGGTTCCTTCCCTGTTGAAACACTGGCGGCAGCTTAAACCGATGACCAGGAAGCAGGCGGTCGAAGCGGTGTCCGGCTCGGGAGGCGCAGTATTGGCGTCCGGCGTGGCGGAGGCCATCGTCGACTTCGTCGGCAACCTCGACGAAGCCCGCAGCGAAGGCGACCATACCATCGAACCGGTGCTGCTGAGCCTTTGTTGTTATCAGCTCAATCTGCGCCGTCTGCAACGCCGGGCGGACGTCATCGATGCCGAATTGCTAGGGCACGTCGGCCAGAATATTTTGCAGGAATTTTATGAAAATGCGCTCGCCCGAATGCCGGCTTCGGTCCGGTTGTTTATCGAGACCCAGTTGATTCTAGGAGACCGCTACCGGGCCAGCTATCCGGTCAGGCTGGCGATCGAAAATCAATTCATCAACGAGGCGCAACTGGCCGAGCTGACCGGCCGGCAGCGATTGCTCCGGATCGATCATCAATTGGGCAGCGACCGGATCGAGCTGATTCACGACCGCGTCGTGAGCGTCGTGCGCAAATCGCGCGACCGGCGCAAGAAACTCTCGGAAATCAGAAAAATATGGGCTGTTGCCGCGGTCGTCATGATCGTGGCGGGTTCCGGTATGAGCGGACTGACTTTCTGGCAGCGCAGTATCGATCAATTGAATCTGGCCAAGGCTCAGGCCGATCTGATCGAATCGAAGCGGGCGCTGGCGGCGGAAGCGGCCGGAAGTCGCGGCCCCGGCATCGTGTATATGCAGGTCAGAAGCCGGGAGCAATTGCCGGAAAGCAAGGCCATCCGGCAGGTCTTGATCGATCAGGGCTTCAGGGTGCCGGAAATCGAGTCGCTGACCACGGGACCTTCGGCCACTGAGGTGCGCTATTTTGACGACCAAGCCGCCGAGAGTGCGGTCAAGATCGCCGATCTGATCAAAAGCGCCGGAGTCAGGGACGTGTCGGCGAAATTGATTCCGGATTACCACCATGCCGACCGGCGCAAACAAATTTTTGAAATATGGTTTGCTCCCGACGCCTTTTCGAGCTGACTCGGGGAAAAGGCGCGCTTTGTCGATAAGGTAGCGGGAAACGGCCTCCGGTAAACCGGCCGCCGGATTTCAGGCCTTCGGCAACAGCTCCCATACCGGGACGATGCCGTCCGGCAAAGCTTCCAGCCTGCCCAGTTCGACCCATTGATTGGCCGGGTTGTGGAAGTCTGAGCCGGTCGAACCGGCCAGTTCGAAGCGCCGGGCATAATCGCCGACCCGTTTGATTTCCTCGTCGGTGCTTCGGCCGGTGACGACCTCAATGGCCTGGCCTCCGAATGCCTTGAATTCGGCGAGCAGCCTTCTCATCCAACTGGCGGTCAGGTCGTAACGCGTGGGGTGGGCCAGCACGGCGACGCCGCCGGACTGTCTGAGCCAGCCGACGCCGATTTCCAGTTCGACCCACGGGGTCGGCACATAGGCCGGTTTGCCTTTGGCTAGGTACCGGTCGAAGGCTTCCTGCAGGGTGCCGACGTGGCCTTGCGACAACAGAAAATCGGCAAAATGGGTGCGCGTGATCATCCCTTCGCCGGCGGCTTTCCGGACCGCTTCCAGAGCCCCCGGGATGCGTTTTTTCTCCAGTTTCAGGGCGATCTGTTCGGCTCGCTCGAGACGCGTGTTCTGTAGATTGTGAACCGCTTCGGCCAGAGGCGGATAAGCCGGGTCGACGTTCAGGCCGACGACGTGCAGGCATTTACCCTGCCACGTGGTCGAAAGCTCGATGCCGTCGATGAAGCGGATGCCCGCTTCGGCCGCGGCGGCTCTGGCTTCGGCAAGTCCTGCGGTGGTGTCGTGATCGGTCAGGGCCAGCGCGGTGACGCCTTGCAGACGGGCTCTTTGCACCAGTTCGGCAGGCGACAGGGCCCCGTCGGATGCGGTGGAGTGGCAGTGGAGATCATAGAGTTCGGTGGCGGTCATAATAAAAATTATTGGATTGCAAAGGACAGGAAATCTCTTTCAATGGCCGTGTCCCTGTTCCGGATTCATTGGTATTCGCCGTACAATTTAGCATATAGGCCGTTTTGAGCGATTAAAGTTTCGTGTTGTCCCTGTTCGCAAATCCTGCCGCCTTCGAAGACGTAGACATGATCGGCCTGTTTGACCGCGCTGAGCCGATGCGCGATGATCAGCGTCGTGCGTCCCTGCAGAAAACCGCCCAGGGCGAGATGCAGCTTGTGTTCGGTTTCGCTGTCGAGCGCCGAGGTCGCCTCGTCGAGAATGACCACTTTCGGGTCGGCGACGATCATCCGGGCGATCGCCATGCGTTGCCGCTGGCCGCCGGAAAGCCGCATGCCGTGACGGCCCACGACCGTGTCCAGGCCTTTGTCGAGATCCCTGACGATGCGGTCCATCTGTGCGATGGCCAGCGCTTCCCACAATTGCTCGTCGGTGGCGTCCCGACCGAGGGTCAGATTGGCGCGGATGGTGTCGTTGAACAGAATCGGATGCTGCAGCACGGTGACGACGTTCTCCCGAACGACTTCGAGTCCGATTCTTTCAATGGCGACCTCGTCGAAATAAATTTTGCCGGCGGTCGGCG from Methylosarcina fibrata AML-C10 harbors:
- a CDS encoding nSTAND1 domain-containing NTPase, with protein sequence MDKQNPWPGLAPYDENGQNYFKGRDEDVEELLRLVRMAPLTVLYGKSGLGKSSLLKAGLFPKLRQDHYLPVYVRLDCSSQGSKTPMAQVFELLLAELAAQQADFPEPQPGETVWHYLHRRDLELWSGDNRLLTPVLVFDQFEEVFSHNRLDPARLRQTCHELADLAENRIPAAVGSCPEGRRAAAQLDVFAQRYRIVLSFREDFLPEIKNWEREVPSLLKHWRQLKPMTRKQAVEAVSGSGGAVLASGVAEAIVDFVGNLDEARSEGDHTIEPVLLSLCCYQLNLRRLQRRADVIDAELLGHVGQNILQEFYENALARMPASVRLFIETQLILGDRYRASYPVRLAIENQFINEAQLAELTGRQRLLRIDHQLGSDRIELIHDRVVSVVRKSRDRRKKLSEIRKIWAVAAVVMIVAGSGMSGLTFWQRSIDQLNLAKAQADLIESKRALAAEAAGSRGPGIVYMQVRSREQLPESKAIRQVLIDQGFRVPEIESLTTGPSATEVRYFDDQAAESAVKIADLIKSAGVRDVSAKLIPDYHHADRRKQIFEIWFAPDAFSS
- a CDS encoding toll/interleukin-1 receptor domain-containing protein, with translation MDNCAQSVIRNVPPQSRDERFWNRLLKSIEEGQVVPVIGSQLLTFGPENARQTLQRRVAEQLLDIRDETPDRICLSPGRELHDAVSFLKSRADVNLQDLYGDISDALDALVSDPGFQMPAALRQIAAISDFRLLVTLSPDPLLAKAVRSRSAVNEIIHSPYLPTSEAGDLPQDWLKRSGESHLLYLFGKAKSTPVFAIHDEDVLEYAHNLFTRGSNVPGRFLGELQQRNLLLIGCNFPDWLSRFFMRLTNQTRLADKKTRAWLVEDDRHQPGLTSFFKGFSRETEFLSDVSPETFVAELHRRWLARRTPGEEKIDEAVKAPGPTLFFISYSRATDLPAAQKLFESLRQQGVGENEIWFDRNAIEPGQDFQNSILDGIRGCRYFLPLISAAADRFDEKFFRREWKQAIDRSGAIAGRDFVVPLIVDADYDPLAYKRVPRDWTEHIDFGHAPAGVPDPRTRNRLNKLIRDERRGAADSV
- a CDS encoding PHP domain-containing protein yields the protein MTATELYDLHCHSTASDGALSPAELVQRARLQGVTALALTDHDTTAGLAEARAAAAEAGIRFIDGIELSTTWQGKCLHVVGLNVDPAYPPLAEAVHNLQNTRLERAEQIALKLEKKRIPGALEAVRKAAGEGMITRTHFADFLLSQGHVGTLQEAFDRYLAKGKPAYVPTPWVELEIGVGWLRQSGGVAVLAHPTRYDLTASWMRRLLAEFKAFGGQAIEVVTGRSTDEEIKRVGDYARRFELAGSTGSDFHNPANQWVELGRLEALPDGIVPVWELLPKA